The Garra rufa chromosome 8, GarRuf1.0, whole genome shotgun sequence genome has a segment encoding these proteins:
- the LOC141340402 gene encoding NACHT, LRR and PYD domains-containing protein 3-like → MDDTQTSTDEDFSPGCSSFQQKRSEAELSCVSMRSDWSMDPPIEFKTVDTKTDLSSFQQKRSEPELSCVSMRSNMSKDQIIQFKSGDTKTNVRHEVFNRFRSNLMKKFSRLYEGTAMQENPTLLNEIYTELYITESESGEISNEHEVRQIETRSRRAATEDTAIKCNDIFRPLPGQDKAIRTVLTKGVAGIGKTVSVQKFILDWAEGKENQDVQLIFPLPFREINLMKDKTLSLSDLLHVFFPETKEMEISSDGYKVLFIFDGLDECRLSLDFKSKVKLFNISKSASVDVLLMNLIVGNLLPSALIWITSRPAAADLIPSECVHRVTEVRGFNEPQKEEYFRKKISEESLADRIISHLKSSRSLYIMCHIPVFCWISAAVLEKMMSRAESEEIPKTLTQMYTHFLILQTNIKHEKDYEKKVTDEDMILKLGKVAFQQLVKGNLIFYEEDLRECGIDVTEASVYSGLCTQIFREELGLYQGKVFCFVHLSIQEHLAALYVHLSWTNHNSNIIDQITKQSLQSKVKDWFQPNTSKHVSLSELHQRAVDEALQSKNGHLDLFLRFLLGLSVESHQILLQGLMKQTRSSSDSNLKTVKYIKKKIRTTDSPEKSINLFHCLNELGDHSLVEEIQQYLKSGTIKKAKLSSSQWSALVFVLLTSEEELDEFDINQFVCGKNKIIKQKVFQKLLPVIKESRSVQLRNCGIYNCDCVSLASALTLNPSQLRELNMSGSKIGDSGVMLLFAVLEDPEDVLWQFWLSDCGITDEGCVTLALVLRSNLSHLRHLNLSRNKIGDLGVECLCAGLEDPHCKLEELWLSYCGVTDEGCAALASALRSNPSHLTELSLSGNKLGESGVRLLSDLKDDPLYKLETFTY, encoded by the exons ATGGATGACACACAAACATCCACAGATGAAGATTTTTCTCCAGGATGCAG TTCATTTCAGCAGAAGAGATCAGAAGCAGAgctcagctgtgtgtctatgaggagTGATTGGTCTATGGATCCTCCAATAGAGTTTAAGACTGTAGATACAAAGACTGATCTCag TTCATTTCAGCAGAAGAGATCAGAACCAGAgctcagctgtgtgtctatgaggagTAACATGTCTAAGGATCAAATAATACAGTTTAAGAGTGGAGATACAAAGACTAATGTCag GCATGAAGTCTTCAACAGGTTTCgatcaaatctgatgaagaaatttAGCCGTCTGTATGAGGGAACAGCGATGCAGGAAAACCCAACACTcctgaatgagatctacacagagctctacatcacagagagtgagagtggagagatcagtaatgagcatgaggtgagacagattgagacaAGATCCAGGAGAGCAGCAACAGAGGACACAGCCATCAAATGCAATGATATCTTTAGACCTTTACCTGGACAAGACAAAGCCATCAGAACTGTGCTGACaaagggagtcgctggcattggaaaaacagtctctgtgcagaagttcatcctggactgggctgaagggaaagagaatcaggacgtccagctcatatttccacttcctttcagagaAATCAACTTGATGAAGGACAAAACACTCAGTCTTTCAGATCTTCTTCATGTCTTTTTCCCTGAAACTAAAGAAATGGAAATATCCAGTGATGGATATAAAGTGTTGTTCATTtttgatggcctggatgagtgtcgTCTGTCTCTGGACTTCAAGAGCAAAGTGAAACTGTTTAATATATCTAAATCAGCCTCAGTGGATGTGCTGCTGATGAACCTCATTGTGGGgaatctgcttccctctgctctcatctggatcacctccagaccagcagcagctgatctcatcccctctgagtgtgtccatcgagtgacagaggtacgaggattcaatgagCCACAGAAGGAGGAATACTTCAGAAAGAAAATCAGTGAAGAGAGTCTGGCcgacaggatcatctcacacctgaagtcatcaaggagcctctacatcatgtgccacatcccagtgttctgctggatctcagccgcTGTTCTAGAGAAGATGATGAGTCGAGCAGAGAGTGAagagattcccaagactctcactcaaatgtacacacacttcctgatcCTTCAGACCAACATCAAACATGAGAAGGACTATGAGAAGAAGGTGACAGATGAAGACATGATCCTCAAACTGGGGAAAGTGGCTTTTCAGCAGCTTGTGAAAGGCAATCTGATCTTCTATGAGGAAGACCTGAGAGAGTGTGGCATTGATGTGACAGAAGCATCGGTGTACTCAGGATTGTGcactcagatcttcagagaggagcTTGGTTTGTATCAGGGGAAAGTCTTCTGCTTTGTTCATCTGAGCATTCAGGAACATCTAGCAGCTCTATATGTGCACCTCTCCTGGACAAACCACAACAGCAATATAATTGACCAAATCACCAAACAGAGTTTACAGTCTAAAGTAAAGGACTGGTTTCAACCCAATACATCAAAACATGTTTCATTGTCTGAGCTTCATCAGAGAGCTGTGGATGAGGCTCTACAGAGTAAAAATGGACATCTAGATCTTTTCCTGCGGTTCCTTCTGGGTTTGTCAGTGGAGTCTCATCAGATTCTCCTACAAGGACTAATGAAACAGACAAGAAGCAGCTCTGACAGCAATTTGAAAACTGTTAAGTACATCAAGAAGAAGATCAGGACCACTGACTCTCCAgagaaatccatcaatctgttccactgtctgaatgaactgggtGATCATTCACTAGTGGAGGAAATACAACAGTATCTAAAATCTGGAACAATAAAGAAAGCCAAACTTTCTTCATCTCAATGGTCAGCTTTAgtttttgtgttgttgacatcagaggaAGAGCTGGATGAGTTTGATATTAATCAATTTGTTTGTGGAAAAAACAAAATCATCAAACAGAAAGTCTTTCAGAAGCTGCTGCCTGTGATCAAAGAATCCAGATCAGTTCA GTTGAGGAATTGTGGCATCTACAATTGCGATTGTGTTTCTCTAGCTTCAGCTCTGACACTAAACCCTTCACAACTGAGAGAACTGAATATGTCTGGGAGTAAAATAGGAGATTCTGGTGTCATGCTGCTGTTTGCTGTACTGGAGGATCCTGAAGATGTACTGTGGCAATTCTG gttgagtgATTGTGGcatcacagatgaaggttgtgttACTCTGGCTTTAGTTTTGAGATCAAACCTCTCACACCTGAGACACCTGAATCTGTCTAGGAATAAAATTGGAGATTTGGGTGTGGAGTGTCTCTGTGCTGGACTGGAGgatcctcactgtaaactggaggAACTGTG